In a genomic window of Besnoitia besnoiti strain Bb-Ger1 chromosome XI, whole genome shotgun sequence:
- a CDS encoding hypothetical protein (encoded by transcript BESB_021360), translated as MIKSETPSGDVPCGSAQHCPFTERDRFAGFLTFLICGVASLSCWQFLLSMTPYIEMTFFDSAPIGNSLLGVYQVGCIFVQLVLMFLVDSMQPWIVISATVFDAVLAIVFPLVVTLGPPVAKTALMHIVALLFGASAGVMCGGSISVASAMPYNFIGSFSMGQGVAGIVSFFVNLIFSTYLFDLGTEAGLSRMLWLVFSISAGVSCVSAALLLFAVRQPWAARQLTRYWDAKRSRKQGNRWAEIQRRWKGARSLPVDQNKVFATADPASELQVVDPQKARGGRVSYGGSQGNPNSVSVEAAQDEVEGLPTFTPARDGSKGQPSLHAAKAASLGDIAGPKKAEELCMRAPDRRISVGSREGTQCELSLDGVDDECNLPSRGWRFFLKDSGSFLFCVFFNFFVTLNLFPRVGPIMWHYPGFAKNGPQYIILFGLFSVGDFCGKSIPDLSALFPQLKRWLTIPEKMLLPVVLGRLVFAVFFLLGAYLTNDFFNSFALYVILIFLLSVTNGWCATASMLYASSSVKRFEEKEIVGPTSVLMLLVGIMAGVYSALAY; from the exons ATGATcaagagcgagacgccgagtGGAGACGTGCCCTGCGGCTCGGCGCAGCACTGTCCGTTCACGGAGAGGGATCGGTTTGCCGGTTTCCTCACGTTTCTCATCTGTGGGGTTGCTTCGCTTTCTTGCTGGCAATTTCTCCTCTCGATGACGCCGTATATTGAAATGACGTTCTTCGATTCTGCGCCAATTGGCAACTCCCTGCTGGGTGTCTACCAGGTCGGGTGCATTTTCGTACAGCTGGTACTGATGTTTCTTGTTGACAGCATGCAACCATGGATCGTGATTTCCGCCACTGTCTTCGACGCGGTTCTCGCGATTGTGTTTCCGCTTGTTGTCACTTTGGGTCCCCCCGTCGCCAAAACTGCCTTAATGCACATTGTGGCGCTCCTGTTTGGAGCGAGTGCGGGAGTCATGTGCGGAGGCAGCATCTCCGTCGCAAGCGCTATGCCGTACAACTTCATTGGCTCATTTTCAATGG GTCAAGGCGTCGCAGGAATTGTGAGCTTCTTTGTGAACTTGATCTTTTCGACATATTTGTTCGACCTCGGAACTGAAGCAGGACTCTCACGCATGCTGTGGCTTGTGTTTTCCATCTCGGCGGGCGTTTCttgtgtctccgccgcgctcctGCTGTTTGCCGTCCGGCAGCCCTGGGCAGCTCGACAGCTCACTCGGTACTGGGACGCCAAGCGTAGCCGCAAGCAAGGCAATCGGTGGGCGGAGATCCAGCGCCGATGGAAGGGCGCGCGCAGTCTCCCTGTGGATCAGAATAAGGTATTTGCAACCGCAGATCCGGCTTCGGAACTGCAGGTCGTGGACCCACAAAAAGCTCGTGGCGGGCGTGTCTCTTACGGGGGTTCCCAGGGCAATCCAAACTCCGTGTCCGTGGAGGCGGCTCAAGACGAAGTGGAGGGTTTACCAACATTTACGCCCGCAAGAGATGGTTCCAAGGGCCAGCCTTCGTTGCACGCGGCCAAAGCCGCCTCGCTAGGAGATATCGCCGGACCCAAGAAGGCCGAGGAACTGTGCATGCGGGCTCCGGACCGCCGGATATCGGTtggaagcagagaaggaacTCAGTGCGAACTGTCCCTGGACGGCGTGGACGACGAGTGCAACTTACCTTCACGAGGGTGGAGGTTTTTCCTGAAAGACTCTGGGAGCTTCCTCTTTTGCGTGTTCTTCAACTTCTTTGTCACTCTGAATCTCTTCCCGCGCGTCGGCCCTATCATGTGGCACTACCCCGGTTTCGCGAAGAACGGTCCACAGTACATTATTCTTTTCGGCCTGTTCTCCGTCGGCGACTTCTGTGGGAAATCTATCCCAGACCTCTCTGCTCTTTTCccgcagctgaagcgctGGCTCACGATTCCGGAGAAAATGCTGCTCCCCGTTGTGTTGGGGCGGCTTGTGTTCGCAGTATTCTTCCTCCTTGGCGCGTACCTCACGAATGACTTCTTCAACTCCTTTGCTCTCTATGTGATTCTaattttccttctctctgtaACGAATGGCTGGTGTGCGACAGCATCCATGTTGTACGCAAGCTCTTCTGTGAAGCGTTTCGAGGAGAAAGAAATTGTTGGACCGACTTCAGTCCTCATGCTTCTCGTAGGGATTATGGCAGGCGTTTATTCGGCTCTGGCATACTAG
- a CDS encoding NOL1/NOP2/sun family protein (encoded by transcript BESB_021370), with protein MASSKGNRKRSHEPDTSVVSARRAKDEAPAKRRITGDNESKTLSKQPKSKNLRVEKERAEELNHELSSDNDSSNQGEGPEDGSKFLLGESSEDEHGSEDGFSEAFGVDSEGESGSEPDDDEDEEDEDETQAPAPSSKGRRRRSAVENESDDDDEDEAESVGGKTGAALNLSGGVVLDPTSMDLASVKQRMEETLHTLANFGQFRRQQESKQRKRAGGDERGGGGMVTRQQLMERLAADVVTYYQYRPELAAYFLQLFKPQEAHAFFEANEESRPTTLRTNSLKTRRRELAAALIARGCNVDPLGDWTKVGLKVYDSSVPVGATPEYLAGHYMLQSAASLIPVMALAPQPGEKVVDMAAAPGGKTTYIAQLLKNDGILFANDAKRERCSSLMANLHRLGVTNCIVSCVDGRTLPTILPPMDRALLDAPCTGSGIIARDPSIKVKRKPEDFAEHSKLQKQLLCAAVDAVNADSPTGGYIVYSTCSVSVEENEAVVDYILTARNVKLVPLGLDIGVPGLSGFRGRQFHQTVPLYTRRFYPHVNNFDGFFVAKLKKLSNKKPERVPKDRRKHNPFVKVWDKGHWTPECMDQLMTFQAEDTAACSAPDRELSDSESENSASTREKRKMATSKQKRRELKSIDAPSAVNDNDPGLAMANGQSRKAPPVTQRKKQGGKRSGAGVKRQQS; from the exons ATGGCATCATCAAAGGGAAACCGCAAGCGCAGCCATGAGCCTGATACCAGTGTGGTCTCTGCTCGTCGTGCCAAAGATGAAGCGCCAGCAAAGCGAAGGATCACGGGTGACAACGAAAGCAAGACCTTGTCAAAACAACCGAAGTCGAAGAATCTACGAGTCGAAAAAGAAAGGGCTGAAGAGCTGAATCACGAATTGAGCTCAGATAACGACAGCAGCAACCAGGGAGAGGGGCCAGAAGACGGCAGCAAGTTTCTTCTTGGTGAATCATCCGAAGATGAACATGGATCGGAAGACGGATTCTCAGAA GCTTTCGGGGTGGATTCGGAAGGAGAATCCGGCAGTGAACCAGATGATGATGAAGATGAGGAAGATGAGGATGAGACGCAGGCACCTGCACCTAGCTCGAAaggaagacggagaagatCTGCGGTTGAGAACGAGTCTGATGATGACGATGAAGATGAAGCAGAGA GCGTTGGCGGGAAGACAGGTGCAGCTCTTAATCTGTCGGGGGGTGTTGTTCTGGACCCGACTTCAATGGATCTAGCCTCAGTCAAGCAGCGTATGGAAGAGACTCTCCACACACTCGCAAACTTCGGCCAGTTTCGACGCCAGCAGGAAAGCAAACAGAGGAAGCGAGCCgggggcgacgagagaggaggcggaggaatgGTTACGCGTCAGCAGTTAATGGAacggctcgccgcggacgtCGTGACTTACTACCAGTATCGACCGGAGCTCGCAGCATATTTCCTCCAG CTTTTCAAACCCCAAGAGGCGCATGCGTTCTTCGAAGCCAACGAGGAGAGTCGCCCTACGACGCTGAGAACAAACTCGCTAAAGACCAGAAG GCGTGAACTGGCCGCTGCGCTCATTGCCCGCGGCTGCAATGTGGATCCCCTCGGCGACTGGACAAAAGTGGGGCTGAAGGTTTACGATTCCTCTGTGCCTGTCGGTGCTACTCCGGAGTACCTTGCTGGCCACTACATGCTTCAGTCGGCGGCCTCCCTGATTCCCGTAATGGCGTTGGCTCCGCAACCAG GAGAGAAGGTCGTAGATATGGCAGCTGCCCCAGGTGGAAAAACAACGTATATCGCACAGCTGCTCAAAAACGACGGCATCCTCTTCGCCAACGACGCAAAGAGAGAGCGCTGCAGTTCTCTTATGGCCAACCTGCACAG GCTTGGCGTGACCAACTGCATTGTCAGTTGCGTTGATGGCCGCACTCTGCCAACGATTTTGCCGCCGATGGATCGTGCGCTTCTGGACGCCCCATGTACAGGAAGCGGAATCATTGCTCGAGATCCTTCCATCAAG GTGAAGAGGAAGCCTGAGGACTTCGCGGAACACTCGAAGCTGCAAAAACAGttgctctgcgcggcggtaGATGCTGTCAACGCAGACTCTCCCACCGGGGGATATATTGTCTACTCTACGTGCAG CGTTTCAGTtgaagaaaacgaagcagTTGTGGACTACATCTTGACGGCAAGGAACGTGAAACTTGTTCCTCTCG GCCTGGACATCGGTGTGCCGGGGCTATCCGGCTTCCGCGGGCGGCAATTTCATCAGACAGTCCCTCTGTACACCCGCCGTTTTTACCCCCATGTGAACAACTTCGATGGCTTTTTTGTGGCAAAGCTGAAGAAGCTTTCCAATAAGAAGCCGGAGCGTGTACCCAAAGATCGCCGCAAGCATAATCCCTTCGTCAAA GTATGGGATAAAGGACATTGGACGCCCGAATGCATGGACCAGTTGATGACGTTTCAGGCGGAAGACACAGCAGCATGCAGCGCCCCAGACAGAGAG TTGTCAGATTCCGAATCCGAGAACTCGGCGAgcacgagagagaagcgaaagaTGGCAACTTCGAAACAGAAGAGGCGGGAGTTGAAATCAATCGATGCGCCTTCGGCAGTTAATGACAATGATCCGGGGCTGGCAATGGCAAATGGGCAATCCAGGAAAGCCCCTCCCGTCACGCAAAGGAAAAAACAGGGCGGGAAGCGTTCTGGTGCTGGTGTAAAACGTCAGCAGTCGTAA